GATGAACGCCCAGACGGTCTTCCGCATGGCGACCATCGGCGGTGCCCGCGCGGTCGGGATGGAGAAGGAGATCGGCAGCATCGAAGTCGGCAAGAAAGCCGACTTGGCGATTCTCGATCTCGTGAACTTCCACACGTATCCGTCCTTCGACGTGGATCCGATCTCGCGCATCGTTTACTCCGCGACGCGCGCCGATGTAGAAACGACGATCATCAATGGTCGGATCGTCATGGAGAACCGCATCATGCGGACGATCGACAAGGACATCGTCCTTCCCGAAGCGAACCGCTCCATTCAGCGGTTGCTCAAGCGTGCTAATCTGCGGTAGCTTTCACTTTTCCTTGCCCCAGAGCAGTTGTCCCGCTTCCAGCTTGGACAGCTTGGCCATATCACGAGAAGGGTCGCGCTTCAGAAGCGCGGCTTTTTGCGTTTGGGTGGCAGGCTCCTTGCGCAAGATGCCGTCTAAATTCCCATAGGCTATCTTGCTGACTAGTTCTGAGTCGCCCAAAGCGTCCAAGACGCGATACATCGCTTCGATCGCCGCCTCTTCACTCTGAACGCCGTAGCCGGAATCCGTGCTCAGCATGAATCGGTCAGGGAACTGCTTCATAACTGGCAGGAAATCCTCGATCCGGTTCGCGCTTTCGGGATTGAGCAGCGTGAATCCCGCAAAGAAATCCATGTATACATTCGGATATTTCTCCAGCAGTATTTTGATATTATCAGGAGAATTATAGGCATTGGCATGGCCGAAAATAAATGTAGTTTTGGGATGAGCTTTCAGCGCTTCTTCAAATGCCTCCAAAACAAAGCCATTCGGCGGATCGATATGCAGTAAAATCGGAGCTTGATACTCGGCGCAGAGCTCATAAATTTGCGGTAGAAAGCCGTCCATCGGATGCTTTGCTTTCCATTCCACCTTGGACAATACCGGTGAGTTATAGGACGCCCCGGCAATTTCACCTAAGCCTAAGTAACCCATCTCGAGATTCTTGCGAATAACCTCCAAACTGGACTTATCGCGCAAATCAAAACCTGAGAAAAAAGGTACGAAGAAATCAGGTTTCTCCGTATAGGCCTCCCAAGCATACTCGTCTGTTCGAATGGCACTGTACTCAGAAACATCCCCGAACAGCACAACACGATCCATCCCATTCCGCTGCCAGACATCCTTCATCCCTAAATACTTCTTATCACTCGCATCATGATTATGCATGTCCGCAAGAGGGAGGGAGCCGTATTGCTGCAGCAAAGCAGCTAGGCTTTTCTTGGCAGGAGCAGTGACCGCTATTTGGACCGGAGACTCGCTGGGCACAGCGCTCGCCGCACTGGAACCCGTTGATTCACTTGCATTCTTATTGTTGTGCCAAGTCCAATATCCTGCTCCAATTAATATCGCAGCAAGCCCTATACCTACATATGAATTCGCTTTCATTTTTGGCATGTTAGATGCGGCAGCTCCTTTGTTTTCATGCTTGTGTATGATCTATTAATTGTACCATATTTTCCCTATTACAAAATAAGGCCTGCCTAAAATTCTGTCCATTTGCCCACCCAAGTTCCCAACGGCCATTTTACCCATATAGTAGTAAGAATGCATACCTTAATGGAGGAAGGGATCTCATATGAAGAGGCTGTCACAAACCCCTACACAAGTTAAGGCACAGTCCAAGCTGCCCAAAGTTCTCAGCATCATTCCAGTCGCTGGCGATGTAGGCGATATTCAAGTCAACTCCGTGACGAATCGCGTCTATTATGTGCATAGCGAAAACCAAGTAGGTATTCTTAATGGTGCAACACAGCAAGTCATCCAAAATGTGAAAGTGGGGGAGGGAGCCACCTACCTTGCTGTGAATAGCGCGACGAATCGCATCTATGTGACGAATTTTCGCGATGCCAGCGTTTCTGTTTTGGATGGACAAACGAACCGTGTCCTAACTTCTATCCCCGTTGGGCAACGCCCTTTTGGGCTAGGGATTAACCCTAAGGGGAACCGCATCTACGTCGCCAATCTTGGCGGTACGATTAGTATCATTGACGGCAATTCCAACCGTGTCGTACAAACGTTGAAGGTCGGCGGAGCGCCCGCACTGGTCTCCGTGAATGAGCGGACGAACCGGATTTATGTGACGAACGTCGAGAAAGATTCGGTTCATGTCATCAGTGGAACATCCCTGCGAGTGATTAAAAGCTTGAAGGTCGGGCGAAACCCCATTATTATCCCTGGCATTAATCGTGTAACGAACCGCATCTATATCGCCAATAACTTGAGCAATTATGCCTCGCTGATCCAGGGGAATACGCTTCTTCCCAGCATCCCCATCCACCTTGGAAGCCGGCAAAGCGAGCTTGCCATGAATGCTGGAACGAACCGGATTTACGTGACTAGTGCCCAGCAGGAAGGCAGAGGCAAGCTTTTTGTGCTGGATGGGGATACGAATCGGATCGTAAAGACACTGCGCATTCCGACTTTTGCCTCCTTGCTTGTAAATCCACTAACAAACCACTATTTTATCGGAGATACGGATAACCGCGATTTATTTGTCTATGGCGGCCAAAATAATGAACTCCTGACTAAGCTGCGTACTGGGAATTCAGCCGGCAATATGGCGTTGAACACAAGAACGAACCAAATTTATGTAGGTAATGCAGGGACGATTACTGTGGTTCAGGATGAGCGGGACACGACGACTTCAGCCAGTCCCAAGCCGCTTCTTTCCAAGCGCGTATGCGTAGGTTGAGTCGCTGAGAAAACCAGCTTCGCCGCCCTGAGCGATCAGCTTCTTATTCGCAATAGAGCCTCTTAAAGGGAACTAGGGGACGCTATTTAAGCAAAAAGCAGGGTTGCGAGGGTCATAGCGGAACTACAGGGTCTTATTTCCACGAAAAGCGCTGAATTTCCCACAAAACAGCACTAGCCTTGCATCGAACCTGACATGAAAACTTATAGATATAATAATTTCTATATTATGAATATATTTCACTATTTTATCTGGTAAGACATAAAAAAATCCCCTAATGTTAAGGAATAGGCATGTTACCCATTTCCTCATCAAAAGGAGAAATCGCATGGGTATCGTACCAGATAAAACCGTTATTAGTCAATGTCTTCAATTGTTGGATTTACCAAAGGCAGTCTGCGACATTTTGGATTATCGGACTCAAAAACTTACCGTTCGCAGTGCAATCCTACTTTTCATCGAAGCTCAGTTGGCACGGCGCGAAGAGCCGACTGCCATTGAGGAGCATTTGCGTTCTAACGAAAATTTGCAGGCTCTTGTAGGAACAAAATCGATTAGCGCCTCCCGTTTCTCGCGTAAATTGAACGAGTTACCTACTTTTTTACTCCAGTACGCTTTTCAAGAAATCAATCGGCGTATTGCACAGACCTTACGAGAATCATCCCATGTAAAGGTGCGAGATGTAAAAAAGCTAACGATCATTGACTCTACCACCATCTCTTTACCCAACTTTCACGGTCAGTGGGCCTACTGCAGCAAAATGCAAAATAGCGTAAAAATGCATACCTACCTCTGCACAGATTTCCCGGATATGGCCTATCCCAGCAAAGTTATTTTATCGACGGGAGCTGTAGCTGACTCGGAAGTAGCGATCGAACTTCTCACAGATAAAAACACAACGTATGTGATGGATCGCGGATACATTAACTACGCCTTTTTCAAGAAATGGGCAGAAGCAAACATTCGTTTTGTCGTGCGAATACAAGCAAATAGTAAGACAACCGTCATCCAGGCACGACCTGTTCCAGAAGATGATCCTGGCCTTTTACGAGATGCTGATGTCCAAATGGTGGTTCCGAAGCACCCTGATCAAAAAGTAACGCTCCGATTGGTTGAATTCAAAGATGACAAAAAACGAATCTACCGCGTGGTTACAACAAGGTGGGATCTCTCAGCACGAGAAATCGCTAACTTGTACCGAGATCGCTGGATGATCGAATTGTTCTTTAAATGGATGAAGCAGCACCTTCACTTGGCTAAACTTTATAGCTATAAACCTGATGCGGTATGGAACCAAATCTACATGACACTTTTAGCCTACGGACTGTGCATCCTGGTCAAGTTGCAAACGAAAACAACAAAAAGTACATGGGAAGTGCTGAAGTTAGTTCGCATTTACGTGATGATGAGCTGGGAAAAGTTCCTTGCTGCTTTAAACAGAGCGCCCACGCGAAGTTCAAAAGGACGTCGAAAGAAAAATAAGGGCGGGCGTCCTCGAATTCATCCTATCAAGAAAAAAGCGCAGAAAAAGAAACTTGAACAGAACTAAAACAATTGAAGAGTAAATTGAAAAAAATGGTAATTTGTCTATGCGTATTTGAATGTTACTGTTTTTGTTCTTTTTCACAACAATAAACTGTAAAAATATTCCTTAAGCAAAACAATGATCTGATGTCAGCTTCTTTGCAAGGCTAGTGACAAAACAGCCAAATAGCGGACTGTAGTTCCCTCAACCACGCGATAATGCCACTTTTGCTAGAATAGCGGACTGCAGTTCCCTCCCTCTGCGCGAGGCAGCCGGATTAACTCCGCGTTCACTCCAAGACATTTAAACTCTTCTATTTCTAGAGAAAGCCTCCCATGCCACAACTGTGGATCGGAGGCTTTTTGTTCATTTCTGAATGAATTGTGTTCATTACTCTCATTTTTCAGGAAGCGAATCCCTCTTATACTTAACACAAAGGTGTTACTGACATGAAAGGCGGTTTTCCAATGAAAGCTGAGACTAAAGTTTCTCCGCAGAATCTTCCCTTGCACAAATCGAAAACAACATTCAGCTTGAGAGGGCGCTGGGAGTCGCCGATTGCCGGGTATTTATTCATTTCTCCGTGGCTGCTAGGATTCCTGTTGTTAACCCTGTGGCCTATGGTTCAATCGATGTATTATTCTTTCACCAAATATACGTTATTAGATGCTCCCGAGTGGATTGGTCTGCGCAATTATGAGCGAATTTTTGCTGATGATGAACTATTTCGCCAATCGCTGAAGATCACGATTCTCTTCGTGGTGCTGTCCGTGCCGATTAAACTTTTTAGTGCTTTGATGGTCGCGATCGTGCTCAATAAAAAGGTGAAAGGGATCTCGATTTATCGAACATTCATCTACTTGCCTTCCTTAATTGGCAGCAGTATTGCGGTAGCTATTCTTTGGCAAAATATATTTGGCATTGACGGTTTTATCAACCGGTTCATTGGCCTGTTCGGCATTCAGGGTATCAGTTGGATCAGCAATCCCAAAACAGCCCTGGGAACATTGATTATTCTCGTTGCTTGGCAATTCGGTTCTTCCATGGTTATCTTTCTGGCCGGTTTAAAACAAATTCCCGCTGAGCTTTACGAAGCATCTTCCGTGGATGGGGCTTCGAAGATCAGGCAGTTTTTCACGATTACCTTGCCCATGCTGTCACCCGTACTGCTATTTAATCTGGTGCTGCAAACCATCGGGTCCTTCCAAATGTTCACCCAAGCCTTCATCATTACGAAGGGCGGGCCCATCAACTCAACGTATATGTACGCTTTATACCTTTACGATCGCGCTTTTTCCAGATACGAAATGGGATATGCTTCCGCCTTGGCGTGGATCCTTCTCGTCGTGATCGGGATCGTGACGGCGATCATTTTCGCCTCATCCCGATACTGGGTATTCTACGAGACAGAAGGAGCGAAAGGGAAATGAAAACGATGCTGCCACGAACGTTACGAACCCATATCTTATTAGCCATATTCAGCTTAATTATGATTTATCCGATGCTCTGGTGGTTCGGAGCCGCTTTCAAATCCAATGCAGAGATGAGCTCTCCTGCGCTGTTTCCTACGGAGTGGTTATGGAGCAATTTCAGCCAAGGCTGGGTTGCCATTCCTAAGTTTACTTTCACTCATTTCTATATCAATACGTTCGAATTGATTGCCGGGGTTCTGATTACGTCCATACTTTCCTGCAGTTTGGTCGCGTTCGGCTTCGCCCGCTTGGATTTTCCGCTGAAAAATTTCTGGTTTTCAATTCTGATGGTTACCCTGATGCTGCCAAGTCAAGTGACGCTGGTTCCTCAGTACATCATGTTCAACACGTGGGGATGGGTCAATACGTATCTGCCCTTCTATGTGCCGCATGCTTTGGCAGGTGGAATCGGCGGCCCATTCTTCATTTTCCTGCTGGTCCAGTTCATTCGCGGCCTTCCGCGAGAGCTCGATGAATCCGCCAAGATTGACGGCTGCAGCTGGTTCGGCATCTACTGGCGTATCGTGCTCCCTCTGACGAAACCCGCGCTAGTCACCGTCGGTATTTATTGCTTTCTGTGGAATTGGGACGACTTCTTCGGTCACCTGCTTTATATCAACTCTGTCAGCAAATACACGGTAGGATTAGCTCTGAAACTGTTCGTCGACAGCCAATCCGCCTTGCCTTGGGGCCAGCTCCTGGCGATGTCGCTCGTCTC
Above is a genomic segment from Paenibacillus sp. HWE-109 containing:
- a CDS encoding amidohydrolase family protein, with amino-acid sequence MPKMKANSYVGIGLAAILIGAGYWTWHNNKNASESTGSSAASAVPSESPVQIAVTAPAKKSLAALLQQYGSLPLADMHNHDASDKKYLGMKDVWQRNGMDRVVLFGDVSEYSAIRTDEYAWEAYTEKPDFFVPFFSGFDLRDKSSLEVIRKNLEMGYLGLGEIAGASYNSPVLSKVEWKAKHPMDGFLPQIYELCAEYQAPILLHIDPPNGFVLEAFEEALKAHPKTTFIFGHANAYNSPDNIKILLEKYPNVYMDFFAGFTLLNPESANRIEDFLPVMKQFPDRFMLSTDSGYGVQSEEAAIEAMYRVLDALGDSELVSKIAYGNLDGILRKEPATQTQKAALLKRDPSRDMAKLSKLEAGQLLWGKEK
- a CDS encoding YncE family protein → MKRLSQTPTQVKAQSKLPKVLSIIPVAGDVGDIQVNSVTNRVYYVHSENQVGILNGATQQVIQNVKVGEGATYLAVNSATNRIYVTNFRDASVSVLDGQTNRVLTSIPVGQRPFGLGINPKGNRIYVANLGGTISIIDGNSNRVVQTLKVGGAPALVSVNERTNRIYVTNVEKDSVHVISGTSLRVIKSLKVGRNPIIIPGINRVTNRIYIANNLSNYASLIQGNTLLPSIPIHLGSRQSELAMNAGTNRIYVTSAQQEGRGKLFVLDGDTNRIVKTLRIPTFASLLVNPLTNHYFIGDTDNRDLFVYGGQNNELLTKLRTGNSAGNMALNTRTNQIYVGNAGTITVVQDERDTTTSASPKPLLSKRVCVG
- a CDS encoding IS4 family transposase, which gives rise to MGIVPDKTVISQCLQLLDLPKAVCDILDYRTQKLTVRSAILLFIEAQLARREEPTAIEEHLRSNENLQALVGTKSISASRFSRKLNELPTFLLQYAFQEINRRIAQTLRESSHVKVRDVKKLTIIDSTTISLPNFHGQWAYCSKMQNSVKMHTYLCTDFPDMAYPSKVILSTGAVADSEVAIELLTDKNTTYVMDRGYINYAFFKKWAEANIRFVVRIQANSKTTVIQARPVPEDDPGLLRDADVQMVVPKHPDQKVTLRLVEFKDDKKRIYRVVTTRWDLSAREIANLYRDRWMIELFFKWMKQHLHLAKLYSYKPDAVWNQIYMTLLAYGLCILVKLQTKTTKSTWEVLKLVRIYVMMSWEKFLAALNRAPTRSSKGRRKKNKGGRPRIHPIKKKAQKKKLEQN
- a CDS encoding carbohydrate ABC transporter permease; the protein is MKAETKVSPQNLPLHKSKTTFSLRGRWESPIAGYLFISPWLLGFLLLTLWPMVQSMYYSFTKYTLLDAPEWIGLRNYERIFADDELFRQSLKITILFVVLSVPIKLFSALMVAIVLNKKVKGISIYRTFIYLPSLIGSSIAVAILWQNIFGIDGFINRFIGLFGIQGISWISNPKTALGTLIILVAWQFGSSMVIFLAGLKQIPAELYEASSVDGASKIRQFFTITLPMLSPVLLFNLVLQTIGSFQMFTQAFIITKGGPINSTYMYALYLYDRAFSRYEMGYASALAWILLVVIGIVTAIIFASSRYWVFYETEGAKGK
- a CDS encoding carbohydrate ABC transporter permease translates to MKTMLPRTLRTHILLAIFSLIMIYPMLWWFGAAFKSNAEMSSPALFPTEWLWSNFSQGWVAIPKFTFTHFYINTFELIAGVLITSILSCSLVAFGFARLDFPLKNFWFSILMVTLMLPSQVTLVPQYIMFNTWGWVNTYLPFYVPHALAGGIGGPFFIFLLVQFIRGLPRELDESAKIDGCSWFGIYWRIVLPLTKPALVTVGIYCFLWNWDDFFGHLLYINSVSKYTVGLALKLFVDSQSALPWGQLLAMSLVSIIPSLIIFFMAQRHFVDGIASGAVKG